A single Henriciella sp. AS95 DNA region contains:
- a CDS encoding phospholipase D-like domain-containing protein codes for MKRPVYVAMPMLQQSYEFELESGRRWNAVEHLILQAICQKAQSAGDISRAGNMPRRVALEALIRLMRAGWVELSQAASEVHFSATDRGRTVALYEDLPFTTETKTRRLSFAVDLVSGKVLNKRELKLMRPDEWREFAEGKVAVEVSKPDISNTDFGHTAPLIRALVREDEDVVRIKPSVHPPLDRLAVFLVRGDNVEGLPRDAAGLNGSILEAASRVPSEAKADGAAKQVKIIAPDKEQVRPVRHTAVRHADYVLGGADHRSLIQRTLRKARKLVVIHTTFLREGAFLALQEDFRAAVNRGAKIHVFWGQGDSATEAASSRAEAERLRIQLGNWGLNSNITIHNASTNSHAKILLADDGSGDFTATIGSCNWLYSGFDSFEASVILRDPRLVSDVLFELAEMVRTSNRDFTDIGVNFLQLARTLAIRSPRNGTSEVKILIGEEHDDCVLDARDNAQRQVDVISHRLGVTAVPAIILPMVSATRARGIQTNLFYSKASGPVSSEDSQEVRNGYQGEGVSITPVYSPRVHAKMLLRDDDHGIITSLNWLSADTSNARPHQEMGVMIRSPGSARHLREQFQVKREYAS; via the coding sequence ATGAAACGGCCCGTCTATGTTGCGATGCCCATGTTGCAGCAGTCATACGAGTTTGAACTTGAGAGCGGTCGGCGCTGGAATGCAGTCGAGCACCTAATCCTCCAAGCGATTTGCCAGAAGGCCCAGTCCGCCGGCGATATTTCACGGGCGGGCAACATGCCTCGGCGGGTCGCACTCGAAGCACTCATCCGGCTAATGAGGGCCGGATGGGTCGAGTTGAGCCAAGCTGCAAGCGAAGTCCACTTTTCCGCGACGGACCGCGGACGGACTGTAGCACTGTATGAAGATCTGCCATTCACGACAGAAACGAAAACCAGGCGGCTGAGCTTTGCAGTGGATCTAGTGTCGGGCAAAGTCCTCAACAAGCGCGAACTCAAGCTCATGCGACCCGATGAATGGCGCGAATTTGCAGAAGGGAAAGTTGCAGTTGAAGTCTCCAAGCCAGATATCAGCAATACTGATTTTGGCCATACAGCGCCACTGATCCGGGCGTTGGTTCGGGAAGATGAAGATGTCGTTCGAATAAAGCCATCAGTCCATCCTCCTTTGGATAGGCTGGCAGTATTCCTCGTGCGGGGGGATAATGTTGAAGGCTTGCCCAGAGATGCAGCCGGACTGAATGGTTCGATACTTGAAGCAGCCAGTAGAGTGCCAAGCGAGGCAAAAGCAGATGGGGCGGCCAAACAGGTCAAGATAATTGCACCGGACAAGGAACAAGTCCGGCCGGTCCGTCATACGGCGGTGAGGCATGCGGATTATGTCCTAGGCGGAGCTGATCACCGTAGCCTAATACAACGGACGCTGCGCAAGGCTCGGAAACTAGTGGTTATTCACACCACGTTCCTGCGCGAGGGGGCTTTCCTCGCCCTCCAAGAGGATTTCAGGGCAGCAGTGAATCGCGGTGCAAAGATCCATGTGTTCTGGGGGCAGGGTGACAGCGCTACGGAGGCCGCCAGTTCGAGGGCCGAAGCGGAAAGGTTACGCATACAGTTAGGGAACTGGGGGTTAAATTCCAACATAACAATTCACAACGCTTCGACCAATTCTCACGCCAAGATACTCTTAGCCGATGACGGCAGCGGTGATTTTACCGCTACGATCGGATCGTGCAACTGGCTGTATTCCGGTTTCGACAGCTTTGAAGCGTCCGTTATCTTGCGCGACCCGCGACTGGTCTCGGATGTGTTATTCGAGCTGGCTGAAATGGTGCGAACGTCAAATCGGGACTTTACCGATATTGGCGTCAATTTTCTACAACTCGCCCGAACGCTCGCGATCCGCTCACCTAGGAATGGGACCTCCGAGGTAAAGATCTTGATTGGGGAAGAGCACGATGATTGCGTGCTTGATGCTAGGGACAATGCGCAGCGGCAAGTCGACGTCATTAGTCACAGGCTTGGCGTCACAGCCGTGCCAGCAATTATCCTGCCCATGGTGTCAGCGACACGGGCAAGGGGTATACAGACAAACCTGTTCTATTCAAAAGCAAGCGGGCCTGTAAGCAGCGAAGACTCACAAGAGGTGCGGAATGGCTACCAGGGCGAGGGCGTCAGTATCACCCCCGTTTACTCTCCAAGAGTACATGCGAAGATGCTCCTGCGCGATGACGATCATGGGATCATAACCAGCCTCAATTGGCTATCCGCCGATACCTCCAATGCGCGGCCACACCAAGAAATGGGCGTCATGATCCGTTCCCCTGGCTCGGCGCGGCACTTACGGGAACAGTTCCAGGTTAAGCGCGAGTATGCAAGCTAG
- the traG gene encoding IncP-type conjugal transfer protein TraG, with product MTPTKFLFGQFLLTLFLITCSVWIATQWVAGVLDHQPRLGGAWFEVAGQPVYKPWRLFQWWYAYDAYAPNVFARAGLIASLGGIAGIVMAIIASLWRARREKNATTYGSARWSSVRDVRLSGLLGSSGVVLGQFNGRYLRHAGAEHVMAFAPTRSGKGVGLVIPTLLSWTGNAIIHDIKGENWALTSKWRSSFSRCVRFDPTDLSSSRFNPLLEVRLGAHEVRDAQNVADILVDPDGSLERRSHWDKTAHSLLVGAILHVIYAEDDKSLAGVATLLSDPARPIDDTLERMLEANHLGSRDRPLTHPVVAEAARELLNKSENEKSSVVSTAISFLGLYRDPVVQRATSGSDWRIEDLFRGEIPASLYLVVPPSDLSRTKPLMRLILNQIARRLCEELPHGQDRRQTLLLLDEFPALGRLDFFESSLAFMAGYGIRAFLIAQSLNQVEKAYGQNNSILDNCHVRIAFATNDERTAKRISDMLGTTTEQRNQKNYTGHRLAPWLSHVMVSQQETQRPLLTPGEVMQMPTDDALIFLASHPPIRAKKLRYYEDRNFTERVGALPSVAASANTSWFGGYHQSGPSPSNDDAGGLARSVGPDIGDEDEATQDIAAEEERAPQQRGSIQDQIARYYLHAQENGGREI from the coding sequence ATGACCCCTACCAAATTCCTCTTTGGCCAATTTCTTCTGACGCTTTTCCTGATCACCTGTTCGGTGTGGATTGCGACGCAGTGGGTGGCTGGGGTTCTAGACCATCAACCTCGTTTGGGCGGAGCCTGGTTCGAAGTGGCGGGTCAGCCGGTCTACAAACCCTGGCGGCTGTTCCAGTGGTGGTATGCCTATGACGCTTATGCGCCGAATGTATTTGCGCGTGCGGGTTTGATTGCCTCGCTGGGGGGCATCGCCGGGATTGTGATGGCGATCATCGCGTCGCTCTGGCGGGCAAGACGCGAGAAGAACGCGACGACTTATGGCTCCGCGCGCTGGTCATCGGTTCGGGATGTCCGACTATCCGGCCTGCTTGGCTCGTCAGGTGTGGTGCTGGGACAGTTCAACGGACGCTATCTCCGGCACGCTGGCGCCGAGCACGTAATGGCCTTTGCGCCAACCCGGTCGGGCAAGGGTGTGGGCTTGGTGATCCCTACCCTTCTTTCCTGGACCGGCAATGCGATCATTCATGACATCAAGGGAGAGAACTGGGCGCTGACCTCAAAGTGGCGATCGAGCTTCTCTCGCTGTGTCCGTTTCGATCCGACGGATTTGTCGAGTTCGCGGTTCAATCCACTGCTGGAAGTGCGGCTCGGCGCGCACGAGGTTCGGGATGCGCAGAATGTGGCAGACATTCTGGTCGATCCGGATGGATCCCTCGAGCGGCGAAGTCATTGGGACAAGACGGCGCATTCACTGCTGGTTGGTGCAATCCTGCATGTTATCTACGCTGAAGATGATAAGTCGCTCGCGGGCGTGGCGACCCTGCTGTCCGATCCGGCCCGGCCGATCGATGACACGCTGGAGCGAATGCTTGAGGCGAACCATCTGGGAAGCCGTGACCGGCCATTGACGCATCCGGTTGTGGCGGAAGCAGCGCGAGAACTCCTGAATAAGTCTGAGAATGAAAAGTCGTCGGTCGTGTCGACGGCGATCTCGTTCCTGGGGCTTTACCGCGACCCGGTCGTGCAGCGGGCGACATCCGGCTCGGATTGGCGGATCGAGGACCTGTTCCGGGGAGAGATTCCAGCATCGCTCTACCTAGTCGTTCCGCCGTCTGATCTCTCACGGACCAAGCCGTTGATGCGGTTGATCCTCAACCAGATTGCGCGCCGGCTTTGTGAAGAGTTGCCACATGGGCAGGACCGTCGGCAGACCCTGTTGTTGCTGGATGAATTCCCGGCGCTCGGACGGCTGGACTTCTTCGAGAGTTCGCTGGCCTTCATGGCTGGGTATGGGATCCGCGCCTTCCTGATTGCTCAGTCTCTGAACCAGGTCGAGAAGGCATACGGGCAGAACAATTCGATCCTCGATAATTGCCATGTCCGGATCGCGTTCGCGACGAATGACGAGCGCACCGCCAAGCGTATTTCCGACATGCTCGGAACCACGACGGAGCAGCGAAACCAGAAGAATTATACTGGTCACCGGCTCGCGCCCTGGCTCAGTCATGTCATGGTCTCGCAGCAGGAAACACAGCGTCCGCTCCTGACACCCGGCGAAGTGATGCAGATGCCGACCGATGACGCGCTGATCTTTCTGGCGAGCCATCCACCGATCCGCGCGAAGAAACTCCGCTACTATGAAGACCGAAATTTCACCGAGCGGGTCGGTGCTCTGCCGAGTGTGGCTGCCAGTGCCAATACATCGTGGTTTGGCGGATATCATCAGTCTGGTCCGTCGCCCTCTAACGACGATGCAGGTGGGCTGGCGCGGTCCGTAGGCCCTGACATCGGCGATGAGGATGAGGCCACGCAGGATATTGCGGCGGAGGAAGAACGCGCACCGCAGCAGCGTGGTAGCATCCAAGACCAGATTGCGCGCTACTACCTGCATGCCCAGGAAAATGGCGGACGGGAGATCTAG
- a CDS encoding TIGR02391 family protein, whose translation MAMDQAKESESRTLPQSQLEAIAQALGDTEDGLTNSEIDRLIVECRMVDPGPGTKWKRIYNAFAEVQNRKQNRTNVLEFIRRAMAPVKYMKSPERFETLRRNLNGVLLFSGMLVDDRGKLVPTTTASTISDARRRANDLRADLKDRGVHPDVLAFCKEELLADNYFHAVLEATKSIGDKLRTRTGLQDDGGVLVDRALCGNPPMLAINPLKKESERSEQKGFANLVKGTFGMFRNPTAHEARKNWNMSKDDATDLLSLVSLIHRRVDASHMPDRTTAKN comes from the coding sequence ATGGCCATGGATCAAGCAAAAGAGAGCGAAAGCAGAACACTGCCCCAATCCCAACTTGAGGCGATTGCGCAAGCTCTGGGGGATACAGAAGACGGCTTAACGAACAGCGAGATTGATCGGCTGATCGTCGAGTGCCGAATGGTTGATCCTGGACCGGGCACCAAATGGAAGCGGATATATAACGCTTTCGCTGAAGTGCAGAACCGCAAGCAAAATCGCACTAACGTACTTGAGTTCATCCGTAGAGCGATGGCGCCGGTCAAATACATGAAATCGCCGGAACGGTTTGAGACCCTCCGCAGAAACCTCAATGGCGTTTTGCTGTTCTCGGGGATGCTGGTGGATGATCGGGGTAAATTGGTTCCAACAACAACGGCAAGCACTATCTCAGATGCCCGGCGGCGCGCAAATGATCTACGCGCTGATCTGAAAGATCGCGGTGTTCATCCTGATGTGTTGGCTTTCTGCAAGGAAGAGCTTCTCGCGGACAATTACTTTCACGCGGTCCTAGAGGCGACGAAAAGCATCGGTGACAAGCTTCGTACCAGAACGGGCTTGCAAGACGATGGAGGCGTTCTCGTTGACCGGGCACTATGCGGTAACCCGCCAATGCTCGCGATAAATCCGCTTAAAAAAGAAAGCGAAAGGTCTGAGCAAAAGGGTTTTGCCAACCTCGTCAAAGGAACATTCGGGATGTTTCGGAATCCCACCGCGCACGAAGCTCGCAAGAATTGGAACATGAGCAAGGATGATGCGACGGATTTGTTGTCATTGGTCTCGTTGATTCATCGCCGGGTTGATGCGTCGCATATGCCTGACAGGACAACAGCTAAGAACTAA
- a CDS encoding SIR2 family protein produces the protein MRFIADGPDIPDDLLWAQDEGRVVFFCGAGVSRARADLPDFKRLTTDVLHRLGAKHDSPARRLYEVGQSVEDQHKLSGVVTSDRVFGLLEREFTRTQIEAAVAEALSSVGEVDLGAHRTLLKLSTLLTGQIRIVTTNFDRLFETAGKNLITSTRSNLPHIAFNEADWGIVHLHGVVDKDYRGATQDGFVLSSASFGDAYLAAGWAREFVKNVLDRHVAVFVGYSADDPPIRYLLEGLRQSDASQGRAYAFQDASDPKAIAEWDEKGVDPILYDTHSGCGHRTLWDSLEVWAKRSVNPSKWRSKTLKSAARGPRRLTPAERGAVAHIVRSTAGAKAFAQYSPPLPSEWLCVFDPVIRYGEPAPEDGSYDKTKNINPFDLYKLDSDHPPRKEEQGGMRVGRIPPETWDAFSPTPKDLRSISHDNVTHLRGYYADEVPRLPPRIDYLADWIGRVAYEPACAWWAGQQGNIHRRVMDGVDFSLFRKQEEGTSQAVLDAWRAIREFHSLKADKDKAYALTLHTGNTGWYESLAREYADIFSPCLKLTNYRRRPVPPKLSKKLKTSDLVQVEVDYSEGIRQVAVPDEYLPALLPKLKSSLEFAWDLESRRSSWVDICSIEPDEPNEDEGDSSFHRSYKLSGHVILFTDLFKRMAAISPAQALALLRSWPTGGRMWERLRVWAFGNLDIAPADEFADVMLALSRDAFWPFKGERDLLLGLSRRWNEISIEKRTQIEKRIRAGRAKTKRGTRDDQKAYVAHSVLRRLIWLNTQGCSFTFDLDKELELLRKDAPDWSDTYAQSAASAHDGGGGMVRIDTDFGILKGVESADIIPMLLDMNRRPVGKLVEYQPFSGLSAAEPRRALDALCARLSSGHFEEEFWDKFLRVENRKGDTTAFRKEIIAALCKLSDEQFSSLSHSASFWFESVAPALLSDAPESYQKLWALFVETLKQCNTAGQSAIVDTERKRDWVSAAINSSPGRLAEMLVSAIGDKEFEKGEKLPASWKRSAEQLLALPQDTRAFCICVFCLRIRWFNYVDPSWTQDSLLSVLQDGYDDCRDVEAFWAGVFSSGSIPQIPLYTTLRPHLEAVVRTQEDDENRNSEFLAVFFLSGWKTTIDGKRVVSNEELRSLIIEGSDRFQSNILWRIDRFSRKQEEWSEDLVEFLRNVWPKQKSLRTSKMSARLVELALAQKDKFPEIAEIVATLVTKVGDDRLFIPELRKSDETIAGQHPTAMLTLLYAVLPDDKSRWPYGAETALSVLAEADPSLRSDSRLIELSQRL, from the coding sequence ATGCGCTTCATTGCCGATGGACCAGACATACCCGATGATCTGCTTTGGGCGCAGGACGAAGGCCGAGTTGTTTTCTTCTGTGGAGCGGGAGTGTCCAGAGCACGCGCAGACCTGCCCGACTTCAAACGCCTTACAACCGACGTTCTGCACAGGTTGGGGGCAAAGCATGACAGTCCAGCTAGACGCCTATACGAGGTCGGTCAGTCCGTCGAAGATCAGCATAAACTATCTGGTGTCGTTACATCAGATAGGGTTTTTGGCCTGCTGGAGCGAGAGTTCACACGAACTCAGATTGAAGCCGCAGTCGCAGAAGCGCTATCGAGCGTCGGCGAAGTTGACCTCGGTGCTCATCGAACCTTGCTCAAACTGAGCACCCTGCTAACCGGACAGATTCGTATTGTAACGACGAACTTTGATCGGTTGTTTGAGACGGCCGGGAAGAACCTGATCACATCGACTCGGTCAAATCTTCCTCACATAGCTTTCAATGAGGCGGACTGGGGGATCGTACATCTTCATGGTGTCGTTGACAAAGACTATCGCGGAGCAACACAGGATGGGTTCGTCCTTTCAAGTGCTTCATTTGGCGATGCCTATCTCGCGGCGGGTTGGGCACGGGAGTTCGTTAAAAATGTACTTGATAGGCATGTCGCCGTGTTTGTCGGCTATTCTGCTGACGACCCCCCGATCCGTTACTTGCTGGAAGGACTAAGGCAATCCGATGCCTCACAAGGACGGGCTTATGCATTTCAGGACGCGAGTGATCCTAAAGCAATCGCCGAGTGGGACGAGAAAGGCGTTGATCCCATCCTCTACGACACACACAGCGGATGCGGGCATCGTACTCTATGGGACAGTCTTGAAGTTTGGGCAAAGCGCTCAGTCAACCCATCGAAGTGGCGATCCAAAACACTAAAATCTGCGGCACGAGGACCACGAAGATTGACCCCTGCGGAGCGAGGCGCAGTTGCCCATATCGTTCGTTCGACGGCGGGAGCAAAAGCATTCGCTCAGTATAGCCCGCCGCTCCCATCTGAGTGGCTCTGCGTGTTCGACCCCGTTATTCGATATGGGGAGCCTGCACCAGAAGACGGCTCCTATGATAAAACGAAAAACATAAACCCTTTCGACCTTTACAAGCTGGATAGCGATCACCCGCCACGAAAAGAAGAACAAGGTGGGATGCGGGTAGGCCGTATTCCGCCGGAAACATGGGATGCATTCTCCCCTACGCCCAAGGATCTCCGCAGTATATCGCATGACAATGTAACTCACCTGCGTGGATACTATGCGGATGAAGTGCCACGCCTCCCGCCACGCATAGACTACTTAGCTGATTGGATAGGTCGGGTTGCATATGAACCTGCATGCGCTTGGTGGGCGGGCCAGCAGGGCAATATCCATCGTCGTGTAATGGATGGCGTCGATTTCTCACTGTTTCGCAAACAGGAGGAGGGAACCAGTCAGGCGGTTCTCGACGCCTGGCGCGCGATAAGGGAATTTCATTCTTTAAAAGCCGACAAGGATAAGGCCTATGCGCTCACGCTACACACGGGAAATACAGGATGGTACGAATCGCTTGCACGGGAATATGCGGACATATTCAGTCCATGCCTAAAACTAACAAATTACCGCCGTCGCCCCGTTCCGCCCAAACTATCCAAAAAACTTAAGACCTCCGACCTTGTGCAAGTTGAGGTGGACTATTCAGAAGGGATTCGTCAGGTCGCAGTTCCGGATGAGTATCTTCCAGCGCTACTGCCCAAGTTGAAATCTTCACTGGAGTTTGCCTGGGACCTTGAAAGTCGCCGCTCATCGTGGGTGGACATTTGCTCTATCGAGCCTGACGAGCCGAACGAAGATGAGGGAGATTCCAGCTTTCATCGAAGCTACAAGCTCTCCGGGCACGTGATCCTCTTTACGGACCTCTTCAAACGTATGGCGGCTATCTCACCCGCGCAGGCGCTCGCCTTGCTCAGAAGTTGGCCGACTGGTGGAAGAATGTGGGAACGCTTGCGCGTTTGGGCATTCGGGAATTTGGATATTGCACCTGCAGACGAATTTGCTGACGTTATGTTGGCGTTGAGCCGTGATGCATTCTGGCCGTTCAAAGGTGAGCGAGATTTGCTTCTCGGACTGTCAAGGCGCTGGAACGAGATTAGCATCGAGAAGCGAACGCAAATCGAAAAGCGTATTCGTGCAGGTCGCGCGAAGACCAAGCGCGGGACAAGAGATGATCAGAAAGCCTACGTCGCTCATTCTGTTCTGCGACGACTGATATGGCTCAACACCCAAGGGTGCTCGTTCACATTTGACCTCGACAAAGAACTCGAACTTCTAAGAAAGGATGCCCCCGACTGGAGTGACACATATGCGCAAAGCGCCGCAAGTGCTCACGACGGAGGTGGTGGAATGGTCCGCATCGATACGGATTTTGGTATTTTAAAAGGCGTCGAAAGCGCAGATATCATTCCAATGCTTCTGGATATGAATCGAAGGCCTGTGGGTAAGTTGGTCGAGTACCAACCTTTTAGCGGCTTAAGCGCTGCTGAACCCCGGAGAGCACTGGATGCGCTGTGTGCACGTCTTTCAAGCGGCCATTTTGAAGAGGAGTTTTGGGACAAGTTCCTTCGGGTGGAAAATCGGAAAGGTGACACAACTGCCTTTCGCAAAGAGATTATTGCCGCTCTATGCAAGCTCTCAGATGAACAGTTTTCAAGCCTGTCTCACTCCGCTTCATTCTGGTTTGAATCAGTGGCTCCCGCTCTCCTGAGCGATGCCCCAGAGAGCTACCAGAAACTTTGGGCGCTATTTGTTGAAACTCTGAAGCAGTGCAACACTGCTGGACAGAGTGCAATAGTCGACACAGAACGTAAGCGTGACTGGGTGAGTGCGGCGATAAATTCTTCCCCCGGAAGGCTGGCCGAAATGCTGGTGAGCGCTATAGGCGATAAGGAGTTTGAAAAAGGCGAAAAACTTCCTGCATCCTGGAAACGAAGCGCCGAACAACTTCTTGCCCTGCCTCAAGACACAAGAGCATTTTGCATTTGTGTGTTCTGCCTGCGCATTCGTTGGTTCAACTATGTTGACCCATCATGGACGCAAGACAGCCTCCTTTCCGTCCTGCAAGATGGCTATGATGACTGCCGCGATGTTGAAGCATTCTGGGCTGGCGTGTTCAGTAGCGGCTCCATTCCACAAATACCTCTCTACACTACGCTCCGCCCCCACCTTGAAGCTGTTGTGCGAACACAGGAGGACGATGAGAATAGGAATTCCGAATTCCTGGCTGTTTTCTTTTTGTCGGGGTGGAAAACAACAATCGACGGAAAACGTGTGGTTTCCAACGAAGAACTACGTTCTCTGATCATCGAGGGGAGTGATCGGTTCCAGAGCAACATTCTATGGAGAATAGACCGTTTCTCACGTAAACAAGAAGAATGGTCGGAGGATTTGGTCGAATTCCTTCGCAACGTGTGGCCGAAGCAAAAATCATTGCGCACCAGTAAGATGTCAGCACGCCTTGTAGAGTTGGCTCTAGCTCAGAAAGACAAATTTCCGGAAATTGCAGAGATTGTAGCAACCCTGGTCACAAAAGTCGGCGATGATCGGCTTTTCATCCCCGAACTCCGTAAAAGCGATGAAACGATTGCCGGACAACACCCAACCGCCATGTTGACCCTGTTGTATGCGGTCCTTCCCGATGACAAGTCACGATGGCCTTATGGGGCTGAAACTGCTTTGTCAGTTCTTGCAGAAGCCGATCCCTCGTTGCGATCCGATTCTCGCCTTATCGAACTTAGTCAACGATTGTAG
- a CDS encoding DUF3363 domain-containing protein has product MSNDFDFVPRLGKIRSQGKAKTQLKRLKRVVAKGRLGSRGRNSLAPGAVRHAGRGKVQAALARHWSNQRAKRVIVKVHIARAGPTGAASFTKHVAYIRREGAGREGERGKLYDRSVDEADAKSFNERASEDRRQFRLIVSPEDAERMKDLTRFTREFMSQVEKDLGRRLDWVAANHHDTAQPHVHIVIRGGNTRNGELLIDRKYITHGFRARAQELVSLELGQRRLREMAAARSNDAEREALTAIDHDIARSLTDGRYTPESERGGLSRFDGAVVKRRLRFLRTLDLAARHENGSWAMQDGWQDTLRALGRRGDMVRSLANLEGRKIDASRVHALPRDLSSAGEILGRLAATLPGDELRNGTTALIEGLDGRVWSVEMTEQEAVQLPKPGGIVSVGRKTVEPKPADRTIAAIAKQNGGEYSEELHQAADPTSSSAFRLAHKRRLEALRRLSIVERRSDGSWSIPADLRRRALDADARQRSFSINVRSWLQVEALVEREAETWLDGIDSQDIEAWRGDFAREVRSAVQARSAWLGREGHEFGPDGRLSGDAIVRLRRVEMEKMIAAEETRQGKAFVPLGSQRGFQGVYTRNVDLAQGRFAVVEGTDGFALAAWSKRNALWRGKELVLERSGSSVQWRLAKGRTIIL; this is encoded by the coding sequence GTGAGCAACGATTTCGACTTCGTTCCGCGACTCGGGAAGATCAGGTCGCAGGGCAAGGCAAAGACCCAGCTGAAGCGGTTGAAACGCGTGGTCGCGAAGGGGCGGCTTGGATCGCGTGGCCGCAATTCTCTGGCACCGGGAGCGGTGCGTCATGCAGGACGAGGCAAGGTGCAGGCCGCCCTTGCCCGGCACTGGTCCAACCAGCGGGCCAAGCGTGTCATTGTGAAAGTCCATATTGCGCGGGCAGGCCCGACCGGCGCGGCGAGTTTTACAAAGCACGTCGCCTACATCCGCCGCGAAGGTGCCGGGCGCGAGGGCGAGCGCGGAAAGCTCTATGACCGGAGCGTCGATGAGGCCGATGCTAAATCGTTTAACGAACGCGCTTCTGAAGACAGGCGGCAGTTCAGACTGATCGTCTCTCCGGAGGATGCCGAGCGGATGAAGGATCTGACGCGGTTCACGCGGGAGTTCATGAGCCAGGTCGAGAAGGATCTCGGCCGCCGGCTCGACTGGGTGGCTGCCAACCATCACGACACAGCGCAGCCGCATGTTCATATCGTGATCCGCGGCGGCAATACCCGGAATGGCGAGCTGCTGATTGACCGCAAATACATCACGCACGGATTTCGGGCGCGGGCGCAGGAGCTCGTATCGCTCGAGCTTGGCCAGCGGCGGCTGCGGGAAATGGCTGCGGCGAGGTCGAACGATGCCGAACGTGAGGCGCTTACGGCGATCGATCATGACATTGCGCGGTCGCTGACCGATGGTCGTTACACACCAGAGAGTGAACGCGGCGGATTATCGAGGTTCGATGGTGCGGTCGTTAAGCGGCGTCTGCGGTTTCTTCGGACGCTCGACCTTGCGGCACGACACGAGAATGGCAGCTGGGCTATGCAAGACGGTTGGCAGGATACGCTGCGGGCCCTCGGCAGGCGCGGAGACATGGTTCGGTCGCTTGCCAATCTTGAGGGCCGGAAAATCGATGCGTCGCGTGTCCATGCCCTGCCCCGTGATTTGAGCTCCGCTGGCGAAATCCTGGGACGGCTGGCCGCCACCTTGCCGGGTGACGAATTGCGGAATGGAACGACGGCACTGATCGAAGGCCTCGATGGTCGGGTTTGGTCAGTCGAGATGACCGAACAGGAAGCGGTTCAGCTGCCGAAGCCGGGCGGGATTGTTTCAGTCGGACGGAAGACGGTCGAACCAAAGCCTGCAGATCGCACAATTGCGGCAATCGCAAAGCAGAATGGTGGGGAGTATTCTGAGGAACTGCACCAGGCCGCAGACCCGACGAGTTCGTCGGCGTTTCGGCTTGCTCACAAGCGTCGGCTGGAGGCGTTGCGGCGCCTCAGTATTGTTGAGCGAAGGAGTGATGGCAGCTGGAGCATTCCTGCGGACTTAAGGAGGCGCGCGCTGGATGCTGATGCGAGACAGCGGAGCTTTTCCATCAACGTCCGGTCGTGGTTGCAGGTCGAAGCCCTGGTTGAACGCGAAGCCGAGACCTGGTTGGACGGGATCGACAGTCAGGATATCGAAGCGTGGCGCGGGGATTTTGCACGGGAGGTGAGGTCTGCTGTTCAGGCACGATCTGCCTGGCTAGGCCGGGAAGGCCATGAATTTGGACCCGATGGGCGGCTTTCGGGTGACGCTATCGTTCGACTTCGCAGAGTGGAAATGGAGAAGATGATCGCGGCTGAGGAAACGCGTCAGGGTAAGGCATTTGTGCCGCTTGGTTCTCAGCGAGGCTTTCAGGGGGTCTACACTCGGAATGTCGACTTGGCTCAGGGACGATTTGCGGTCGTTGAAGGCACTGATGGATTTGCGCTAGCGGCATGGTCTAAGCGAAATGCGTTGTGGCGTGGCAAGGAATTGGTTTTGGAGCGGTCTGGAAGCTCGGTTCAGTGGCGGCTGGCGAAAGGACGTACAATCATTCTCTGA
- a CDS encoding S26 family signal peptidase has product MSRRTALLGMGCGLSLMVSASIINRSDFIWNRTESVPKGLYFVDRSARISTGDLVAFAPSDEVRHWLNDEGIVGSDWPLLKHVAGLSGDEICRCDTQVSINGITSVDALKVTESGSALPVWQGCQTLKAGEVFLLNSHPLSVDGRYFGVQDGARIIGVARSIWTYGNRSAEDQATVKAIDSGTGMASVSRRARLRECHPATLNPLSAHPFLCDPAPEDGCTDLQSAARLEP; this is encoded by the coding sequence ATGAGTCGTAGAACCGCGTTGTTAGGCATGGGATGCGGGCTAAGCCTCATGGTCTCCGCCAGCATTATCAACCGGTCCGACTTCATCTGGAACCGGACGGAAAGCGTGCCCAAGGGCCTTTACTTTGTTGACCGGTCGGCGCGAATTTCGACAGGCGATCTGGTAGCGTTTGCGCCCTCGGATGAGGTTCGACATTGGCTGAACGATGAGGGAATTGTTGGCTCTGACTGGCCCTTGTTGAAGCATGTTGCGGGCCTATCCGGTGACGAGATTTGCAGATGCGATACGCAGGTCTCCATCAACGGGATCACATCTGTTGATGCGCTCAAAGTAACCGAGTCCGGCAGCGCCCTTCCCGTCTGGCAGGGCTGTCAGACCCTCAAAGCCGGCGAAGTTTTCCTGCTCAACTCTCATCCCCTGTCAGTCGATGGACGATACTTCGGCGTTCAGGACGGCGCGCGCATCATTGGCGTCGCCAGGTCCATATGGACTTATGGCAACCGGTCGGCTGAGGATCAGGCGACCGTCAAAGCGATAGATAGCGGGACGGGAATGGCTTCTGTGTCCCGGAGGGCAAGATTAAGGGAGTGTCACCCGGCGACACTTAACCCATTGTCTGCACATCCTTTTTTGTGTGACCCGGCGCCGGAAGACGGGTGCACGGATTTGCAATCCGCAGCGCGCTTAGAGCCGTGA